GGAtggcagcctgcctgcactgctgatccTGTCCTACTGACCTTAATGCTTCTTGGTGAGACCTTGGCCTTTTGCACCCTACCCTAAATTATTTGGAGTACAGCTGTGGTCTAAGTGTTCTCCACCAGGCCCCACACCAAGAAGTGGCTACACCTCAGTGATGGGTGAGGGAACCCTACCTAAGAAGTGGCTATTTCTCAGCACTAAGTGAAGGATGTCAGAATAAACACATACCCGGTATTTACTCATGACCACATGTACCTCCCTCCACAAAATTATCCCTCCAAAAGTGTGTGCATGAAGGGGTGTCTTATAAGACACATTGTGCTCTTCATGCATGGATTCAAGTCCCATCCTTGTCATGTCTTCCTCCTTGAAAATCCATATGGCGGCCGGATTTGATTTGCTTGGTTTGTCTATGCCAAGGTGGAGGTTTTGTCCCTGCAAGCCTGGGTTCAAGTCCCATCTTCTCTTTtaagacagaatcatagaaaattagggttggaagggacctcaggaggtcacatctagtccaaccccctgctcaaagtaggaccagccccaactagatcatcccagccaaggctttgtcttgctgggtcttaaaaacctccaaggatagagatgatttttcttcactggaatagaagcatggagatgctctgttctAATGGTTGCCCAAATGGCTCCCATGTTTCTCCAGTCCTGCAGGTAGAAGGGCCAAAGCCAATGATAATCCTTTCACAGCTGCTAAGTCAGTTGTAGTAGCTATTGGCTGAGtcctgtagcttgtgcctgaagcagcaaatgAGCTGGCTCAGGGCATGTCCATAGTGTCTTGATGTggcttgtggtgtggaaacaacTTATACaaagaactacttacagtaaagaCCTAACAGTCCTGACACTGCCCTGGCAAAGGTCTGGGGCCCTGCTACCTCACCCATGCTGTCTCCTGGGATAGAATGCTTCCTAGACActgtgtttccaggaggactttcTCTATGTCACACAAGCGGCTATGACCCTGGAAAaatcttccccccaaccccctctacATTCTGCCTTGAAAAACAAAGCACGAGTTTTATAAGAGGTGTGTGGTCGGCAAGAAAATATGGTGAAGCCACAAATACATTAATTTTTATGACTGCTTGAACAGCTGCCCtgactccagcagcagcttcatTTCCAAATGACATGAAGGAGTCCTGTTTAAACAGCCACCATGTCCTCAGCTCCATCTCAGCACCAGGAATGGGATCCCTGGATAAACACCTGTCCACTCCCTAGAGGTTGCTTCCTCTCAGCATTGGGCCAGGATTTCCAGAAGTAGCTGCACCACAGCTCTGGGGAGGGGTCCCTAAGCCAGATTTAGCCAACCAAGGGAAAAAATCTGATCTGCAGCTGGTCACTTAGCCCCACctagcccaggcatgggggggcagctcAGGCTGTGGTGCAAGTGACtggtcctgccactcctgggcatatggtggtgtggggagtgggggcatggcggCCAGACACaacttccctgctgcccctgtggTGGCAGGACATTttacccagctgccactgccggTTTTCTGTACACCCACTGCCAAGAGTGCTGAAGGGAacaggcaggtggggtctccatggactCCCTCGGGATCCCTATTGACAGGGTGTGCTGAGCCAGacaggtgggatggggctgcgggtgggtgggaagtggcatttggcagcaggacaggaaggtGGGGCCAGGATCACAGATGGTGACAGAGGAGGTCTGGGGCTCAGGGCAGATCtgcgatctgctccccacatgtccctgctTGTGGAACTGGCACCTACCACAGGGATGTGCTCTGCACTGGGTtatggctttgccctgggccccagccccatgctgtcactgccctctGATCTGGGCCCTGCCCACTTGTCCTGCTTCtggcccatggctccatcccaacCACCCAGCCAAGGGTGCCCTGCCTGCAAGgggtcccagctggtctccagggagatcctgcctgcccacctgctctgtccactgcccctgctggtgggtgcGAGGTGGACAGGTTGCATAGGATCAATtatcccccccccagcccatgacagctcatcaaaacttacgtggccctccagcccccaaAATTGCCCATCTCTGCCCTACGCAATGCTGTGTACTGCTGAGATCCTGTTGTGAGGAACCTCATGGTGCAGATGGGTGAGGCACTGActttgcctttctctgcttttcagAATGGGACCATTTACCTTGCCAACTACAAGATCTTGGAGGGCATCAGTGCCACTAAAGTGAATGAACAGCAGCAGTACATCGCCGCACCTTTGTGCCTGCTACACCAGAAACCAAGTGGGGAGGTCATTCCCTTAGCCATCCAGGTGATGAGTTTTTCTGTGCTCCGTTGTGCACATGAACCTCCATCCTTGAGCCTCCCCACTTGGACAAGTCTCCAaggaattttctatgattctattcagTAGAAAGGGCGGGAGGGGGGAACCCAAAAAGCCCAGAACCTGAAAAGCTCCTAGTAGTTATGCCTGTGTCATCTCCAACCAGAGGCTGTCcgatctcttcttgaacacctccagtgatggagactccacaCCGTTCCTAAGCAGTCTATTCCATGGCTTCAGTgctttaacagtgaagaagtttttcctgatatacaACTTACACATACTTTGCTGAATATGAAGGAGGGATTTAGGCTTGAGCAACCCATTGGCCTGACCTGGGGGATGTATGTGGCTGTAGGTCTAATGTAGGATtaggggcaggagaacaggccagATGGATCCATGGGTCCAAGCCAGAATAGAAGAGAGGGACACTGGGCTGCATGGCCGTGTAGGTTGGATCCAGGAtttgggaaggggaagaagacaCACCAGGCCTTTTGGCCTAACCAGAAGCAGAAGTTTTCACCACTTTTAAAGCTAGCTGCAAGGACAGGCTCATTTTCATGGTGATTCCCATGATCCATCAGGGTGCAATGTCCTTCTTGGTTCGAGGGATCTGGGCACAGCAGCAAACTTCTCTTCTCTACCTTCCCCCTACATCCAGCTAAGCCAACACCCAGGCCCCGACAGCCCCATCTTCCTGCCCAGTGACCCCGAGTGGCTCTGGACTCTGGCCAAGACCTGGGTGAGAAACGCTGAGTTCCATGTCCATGAAGGCGTGACCCACCTCCTCTGTGGCCACTTCATCCCTGAAGTCTTTGCTGTGGCTACGCTGCGACTTCTGCCCATGTGCCATCCACTGTACAAGGTGAGGTCTAGGCATGGGAGAGGCCAGCAATCCTGGGTCCTCCTGGGGCATCTGTGGGCTGCCTCCAGGTGGGGGTCATTCTCTGCTAGGCACTTTGCCTAGATGGGGATGCTCCCTGACATGGGGCAtttcagcccagccctggaggtgGATGTTCAGCATGTGGACTAAGCATGGCCAACCGTGTGTGTTCCCTGCATGCTGTGTCCCAGATGTGGGTTGTCTCCAGATGTGCTCATtgagggaggagagggacaggtgTCCCAGTTGTATCTAAATGTGAAGGAATATCTCAGATGTACACACCTATGCTCATCCTTCCAATGTCCCCATAAGTGTGAGTGTCTCCAAGGGTCTCATGTACCTATCCACGTATGTCCACATGGGGCTTGCCCTGAGGACTCAgctgtatatacatgtgtgtgttcCAGATGTACTCAGCTCAACACAGCTTTGTGAGTGTTAGAGATTtccgggtgtgtgtgtgtacacatgtgtgcacatgtgtttgtgttagagagagtggggggagaaagagaaagaattcCAGAAGTGTCAGCTGTTCACATGTATCCATGAATCAGAGAGGATGGTCCATGCTCTCCACCTAGTCATTATGGCAGGGagaaaggatcatttcctttgcCCCACAGCCTTCCCCTCTCACCTTCTTTCTTCCAGCTCCTGACCCCTCACATGCGCTACAGCATCCATATTACCATCCAGGCCAGGACCCTTCTCCTCAGCCCAAGAGGTGTGTTTGATCTGGTAAGAAGGGACCCTTCGACCATTGTCCCAATGTCTCTGTTTGTAGGTTTCAATGCTCCTCTCCTCATTAACACAtggaggaactgaggcacagaaagggaaAGTGACTTCCCCAAGGTCACCTAGCCAGCTAGTGGCAAAGCTGGGTAGAAAATTCAGGTGTCCTGCTTGCTTATAGTCCAGTGGGCTCTCCACTAACTTGACTAGACAGAGGAGGAAATAACTAACTCTGTTTTAATTCAGAGTTAATTAAAACCCATCCCAAACTCCACCCATAGAGCCTCGCTATCATTCAGTAGCTCCACTCTGCAGCTTTGCTCCCAACGGAGAGGCAGACCGCTCAGCTGATCATGTGCAAGGAAGATTTGCCTCTTCAAAGTGGGCTTGTGTTGCCTGAAAAGCAAGTGAATCACCTTATGCGAATGGCCCAAACCGTGTGAACGGGCCTGGCTGGAAGGCTCGTGGCATTTGGATAGAAAATTTACATTGAAAAAGTTATCTACGTTTTTGAATGAAAAAGACCTGCTCTTGGCAACCTTCTGGCATTTCTTCAGGGCAGTTTTTTGGGGGTTAATTTTTATCTGCTCTATTCTTTCCTTATTTCCCTGCCACTTTTTTCTCCTGCAGCTTCAGctcatttcctcttcctttttgctGATTCTCAGTAGTGTGATTCAGAtggggcaaccagggcagcaaCTCCAGGTGCCAGCTTAGAGAAAGGTGGAAAAGCCACGGCTGCTACTGTGGCCACATTGACAGCACTTGCCAATCAGGAGTTACCATTGACCCAAGTGCCCCACTGCCCCGTTACATCTCtgctgatttttgtttttcattttctcctttttcatGTTCCTCCCAGGATTTTGTTCTACTTtcttggcttttttgttttgtttatcatTTTAATAGTTCTTCCTTATTCATGTTAGGGGTCAACTGGGATATGGGCAGTCATGGCTTGACAGTAGAGCTTCATGTGTTCTGTTGAGTAACCTCAGGGATACTGAAGGATCAGGTGCTTCTTATATCCAGGCACCTACCCCCATGCGCTAAACTAGGGGTACTTAGGCCATTGCAGTGAGGCCAACTCCAATAATCAGGACCACTTGGAGGCTAAatcctgcctgcttcctgccccacatctctttcttttccctgtcACTTTCTTcctcacctccccttccccctccccagtttCCCCCTTTCTCTTTGGACTTTTTACATTTATGCCATGTTTTTCTTCATGAATACCATACCATTAACAGGGCGTGCCTACACTTGCTTTTACGCACTGCTAAACTTAATGCACGTtatcctaatgcacattaaggcaatttaggtgcatGCACTATTAACCTTTAAGCAAGTGTgcgaactgacttgggactataGTCCTAAGTCAATCGACACACACTGCGTTAATGCACGTTAGCACGTCTATGCCTTCACTAATATGATTTAGCTATTTGAGCATTAATTTAatccctgctttatgcaggtatcaaatttaggcatgaataactttaaattgccatttttaaggtacattgtgtgtgcatgtgtagacatgagcttttaatgcaatttaaattgggctaatgtgcattaaactttCAACACTTtgctctccccacaccccaccatcaCCCAACCCTTCTCCCTCAGAGATAGGGCAATGACGACCTGACTTTTGGGGGCATGTGCTCTGTTTCACAGGCCATAGCAACAGGGCGTGTGGGGCTGGTCGAGGTCTTGAGTAAGGCTCTGAAGAGTATTTCTTACACCACGCTGTGCCTCCCTGATAACCTTAAGGCCCGTGGGGTTGAGAACCTCAAGAACTACTATTTCAGAGATGATGCACTGAAGATCTGGGAGGCTGTGGAGAggtgagagaaggagggagggctgtgtatgtggaggggaaaggggatagATAGGGCTGTCAGTGCTGGGGTAGGGGACATCAGGCATTCAGTGGATTATtccacccccccctgccccaccccatgagccTTGGGGTCCTGACTGACCCAGCCCCTTGTTTCTCCCCAGCTTTGTCTCTGGTATCATTGGATACTACTACCCTAGTGACACGCTGGTGCAGGAAGACCATGAGCTACAGGCCTGGGTTGGTGAGGTCTTCACTAAAGGCTTCCTGGGCAGACAGTCCTCAGGTAAGAAATAGAGGCAGGTCCTCACACATGGCAAGTGACCTTGAGTGCTGCCTTCAGGGTCCCACCAGCAAGGCAGagctgagccccctgccccagaaccAGGACTCTAGATGCAGTCTCAGATGACTAGGCATTTGGGGACGTGCAGGCCAGAAGGTGTATGTAACCCCAGCGACAAAACTTTCAGGATCataggctggaaacagatgttgtcTTTGTGTCACTGTAACAATTTTTTATGGCaacacaaagcaaaagcaaagagaTGTCTGTGCCCTTTGTCATGTCATGAATACCTTTGTTTGTGGCCAGGACAAAAAGTAGCAATAATATGTGCTGCTTTCACATTTAtttgctttatggcaggagagtgtgggcagcctgGAGCATCCCACACTATCCAGCTGGCCCAGGAAGGTGTTCCTGAGTCTTGAGGAGCCCAGTCCTGTGTGCCCTGAGAAGTCCCAGGCAGAATCAGGTCTAGGAGAACCTACCTAGCTTTCTCCACTACAGAGACATGCCCCAAAGATTCCCAGATATGACTGGTACACCCAGGGTGGCTCTTGGGGCTTTTATTTTACTTAGAGAAATATAAGAGAAGCTAAAGCATGTGTCTCCAAACTATTGACTGGTTAGTTGGGATATTGTCAATTATGCAACTTGACCTAGAGCAGCTCCATCCAGCAGAAAATACAcagacatagtttcatagttgctaggggctggaagggaccttacagatcattgagtccagccccacaATCCACCATCTCTCATACACTCATCATTATGATTCAGACTGACCTGCTCCTGGGATCAGAGTGCCTGTAAGTAGGAATATAGGGACACACACTGCAGAGCAACAAGGAGTGTCCCAGACTCCCCAACAGGACAATAGGCAACATGTGTGTTGCCTAGTGAAGGGGATCAGCTGTGGTGGAACACATCCTGGCACCCCCTGAAGTGATCCTAGTGACTCCAGGGTAACACTGGCAACCCCACTTATTTTAGTGATTTTGCTGTCACTCCGTCATAATATCTGTGTGCAAATATGAGCGACTCCCTCCTTGATTATGGTGTGTGGGAAAGGTGGCAGGGTAGGGGAGCACTTCTGGTGGGAAAGGTTGCAAGAGGAGTGGGAAGATGGAGAGGGCTTGATGGCATGGAGGGGGGCCTCCTCCTGGTGGGAGTGTTTCCTGAACAGACTGGTGGAAGGGGAGCTCCTCTGTGTCCAACCCTAAACCTGTTTTCCTGGCAGGCATCCCCTCCTCCCTGAAGACAAAGGCAGAGTTGACCAAGTTCATGACCATGGTCATCTACACTTGCTCTGCCTACCATGCCGCAGTCAACAGTGGGCAGGTGAGTGAGGTCAGCCATGTGCTGAgcaagaggctggggtggggactgtgCTCTTcactcttccttccctttctagTTGTCTCCTGCTCCTTCCACTGCATCACCAGCCCCATTGTGCAAGTCCAGTGTCTTGGTGCAGTGCTGCGTTGGGTTTTAGCATTGGGGTTGGGATCTGAAAggtgtggtgctgggaggggcagtTTTATGCTGGCACAACATGTGCAACACCCAACCTGATACAGCCAGAGGTTGAGGAGGCAGGATTCCTGGGTTCTATTCGACCTCCTGGAGCCTAGCGTTTAGAGCAGAGCCTGGGGTCTTGGATTACAGATCTAGATAAAGAAAGCAAGACAGTATGCATTTGCAAGGGAAATTCCCCTTTTCTTTTAGATTTCTTTAGCCCCAGCCAAGATCTAGGCCCCGCACTACACCTGATCCAACACATCCTGCCTGAGATCAGATCCCAGTATATGCAGACACTGAAAGGTACCTTCCCCCATTTCAGAGGTCTCACAATTTAAATCAGCAAAGCCCATGGCAGGGAAATATATtagctcccatttcacagacCAGGAAAACTCAGTTACAGACAGAGGGAAGGAAAGATAATGAAGAGGACAGTGCGGGATCTGAGAGAAGGAAGGTCTCCCTAAGTCCGAGTCTCCCAGGAGGAATCCTTTATGATGCCTAATAGATCAGGGGTGAAGCAGGTGGCAAGAAGAGGGCTTCCAGGGGCAGGAGAGAGGTGACCTTGGTTCATAGCTGTCTCCTAGGACTCCTGAATCCTCCCTTGCCAGCTTgctggtggggtgagggggtgggggtataACCTCCTGGCCTTCTCTCTCCGGCACTGCAGTTTGAAATGGGTACTTTCATGCCCAACTTCCCATCCACCATGAGGAAGCCACCACCTCGGACCAAAGACCCAGTGACCCTGCAGGAGTTTCTGGACACCATTCCGGCAATGAACAGCACCAGCCTTGTCCTGTCTGTTCTGTGGGTCCTGCGCAATGAGAACCTGGATATGGTGAGATCTGGGATCATGGGACTGGGTCACCAACAGGAGGGCCAGAGATTTCTGGCCCTCAATCCCACAGTgctgtgttgggggcaggggagaggaaattCCTTCTGCAATTCATTTCAGAGGCCATCCAGACATAAAGAGTAGCTCAAATCTCTAGCTGGTATCAAGGATCAAGGGCCAGCTGATGTGACTTAGGCACCATTCTTCTGGAGTCAGTGGAGCCAAGTTTCCAGCAGGTGTAAATCTATCGATCTTGATGAGAATGCCCTCCTTGAGCTAACCCCATGCTCAGTGAGTCTGCCGCCTCTGCCTTCATTTACTGGTTGTCCCATTACCTTCCAGAGATCCCTGGGCACATACCCCGATGAGCACTTCACAGAGCAGGAGCCGAAGCGGCTGATCACGGAGTTCCAGTGGCGCTTGGCCAAACTTTCTCAGGAGATTGGAGAGAGGAACAAGGGCCTGGATCTTCCATACACATACCTGGACCCGCCCAATATCGAGAACAGTGCTGCCGTCTGACCCCTCCatatgctgttgctgctgttcccCCATGGCTGACTGTCAGGGTTGCTTCCCTGCAAAGTACTCCCCACACTCCAGGGCAAACACTTGGATGAGTCCTATGCTTCCTCCCCACCTTGTTCTCTCACCTTTTTCATCAGTTCTACATACTGCCCTGCCCCAGACCATGCAAGTGGTCTTGCTTTgtctgctctgttatttttccccaGGGTGACTTGGTTTCTGTTGCAGATTCCTCATCCTCTGATGTATTCTCCTAGGAGGTCTGTAGTCAGGAGAGCCCAGCTGATATGTGCAGAACCAACCTCTGGCCTAAGGCAACTTACCACAGGGGTATAGGTGgttgggtggagcaggggggcgtagaacttgatttcttttttcattgGAGTCACTaagggtgcatacacacatactaagttgacttaaaataAGGTAACTTAACTAAGttaccaccagtatctgggggaacgtttgttcaccagagcgtcccaagggatgacgactaggttgaacggtcataaactactacaacaCTGTTTCagactgggcataaggaagaatttctttactgtccgagcccccaaggtctggaacagcctgccaccagaggtggttcaagagcctacattgaacaccttcaagagcaaactggatgcttatcttgctaggatcctatgaccccaactgacttcctgcccttcgggcggggggctggactcgatgatcttccgaggtcccttccagccctaatgtctat
This sequence is a window from Alligator mississippiensis isolate rAllMis1 chromosome 15, rAllMis1, whole genome shotgun sequence. Protein-coding genes within it:
- the ALOXE3 gene encoding hydroperoxide isomerase ALOXE3 — encoded protein: MALYKVQVTTGKWLLAGTLDSIYITLVGTEGQSPKHLLDKFGLDFTREAVSEYTVPCEKPLGPILLIRVSKEPHCFLPENIWYCNIIRVTSPGGETYNFPCYQWIEGYRTFELPEGTAKTPGDDTHPLLQKHRREEVVRRKERYQWKEYSPGIPWCANVDSIVTAEFNLQYSFPKAAAFYGRGGAAAFESKLKGYLDCPYSWKKLEDIQKIFSFYQNNVSEYVAKHWKEDAFFGYQFLNGVNPIVIQKCTKLPENFPVTQEMVAISLGKATNLSKELQNGTIYLANYKILEGISATKVNEQQQYIAAPLCLLHQKPSGEVIPLAIQLSQHPGPDSPIFLPSDPEWLWTLAKTWVRNAEFHVHEGVTHLLCGHFIPEVFAVATLRLLPMCHPLYKLLTPHMRYSIHITIQARTLLLSPRGVFDLAIATGRVGLVEVLSKALKSISYTTLCLPDNLKARGVENLKNYYFRDDALKIWEAVESFVSGIIGYYYPSDTLVQEDHELQAWVGEVFTKGFLGRQSSGIPSSLKTKAELTKFMTMVIYTCSAYHAAVNSGQFEMGTFMPNFPSTMRKPPPRTKDPVTLQEFLDTIPAMNSTSLVLSVLWVLRNENLDMRSLGTYPDEHFTEQEPKRLITEFQWRLAKLSQEIGERNKGLDLPYTYLDPPNIENSAAV